Within the Emticicia oligotrophica DSM 17448 genome, the region TTTAAAGACGTTCCTGTTAAGGCTAAATCATAACTAATGTCAACCTTAGAATCTGCATAATCATCGAATGTGAGTTCTAATTTATTATTTGATAGCGTATAAGTTCCGTTATACGTGTCGCCGTAATTATCTAATAATGAAAACTTACCTCCATCATTAAAGGTATAACTTTTTGCTTCAAAAAAATTAAAATTTGATAACTCATCTTTTGTTAAAGGTTTAGTTGTTGTTTCCCCCATTTTTTTACCCGTACCATCTGTGCTTGTAATTGTCCAAGTACCTACAATATCCACAGGTTTAACATCTTCATTTTTGGAACAAGAAGCAGTAAATAGACCAATAAAAATAATAAGAGCATAAGTTTTAAATGTAGATTTCATTTGTTTGATTGTGTTTATATAAAAAAAAATTAAATTCTAATATTTACTTTTTCATGAAAGAGGTATTCTTTCTGTTTAAAAATTCAAAATCTTTGAAGTGGGAGAAACTTGTGGCTAAACCATAAAAGCCTCATAAAATGCCCATTGAAGCAACACTTGCAGAGATTAAAAGTCCGTGTATATCGCTTGTGTATGCGAGAGAGATTGAAATGTAGAGGCATTATCTCAGAACACCACCAGAATCTCCTGTACCCAAAGTATATGGAGGTTCTAATGGAACATAATCTATTTTATTCAATATCACTTCGTTTAATCCAACCTTCAATTGTCTTTTTACCGTAGTATCTTATTCTAAGCCAGTCGTCTTGTTCTTCTAAAATTTCTACTTCATCACCTTTCAGTAGATACATTTTGTTTGGAATATTTGGAGAAGAGTTAATTATAGATTTTGAACTTTTTATTCTCTTTGTTTTCCCAGAAAACTGAAATATATTAAACTTAGAGAAGTTTTCGATTTTTATGCTATCAATCTTTTTAATGATAGATTGACTATTAATTTCCTTATTTTCTAACAAATAACCACCTGGTAAATTATACTCTGCTTGAATTTCTTCGAAATCTTCTGGTAATTCTAATAAGCTACTATTCAAACAAATGCATTTGTAGTAAACAGAGTCATTATTTAATTTCGAAAAATAACTATTCTCTGAAATTTGTATTGATACAAGCTTTTGATTTGAATTAATATTATAAAACACTCCAAAGTATGTTGGGTTTGTTTTTGTATTAATATAATTGATAATCAACTCTCTGCATTCTTCTTTTTTGAATTTTATTTTAGAATTTATTTCTTGAAATTCCTCTAAATTCTTGTCAAACACTTGCCTCGCCACAACGGGATTCGTCAAGACATAATTCATAATGCTTTTCTCATTCAGTATATATAATGATGTTTTTTTAAAATATGACAATTCAATAGGTGTATAAAACACATTACTTTTCATTTGTCCATAACAAGAAAAAGTTATTGTTGATATTATAATGATTAGTTTTTTCATCGAACTTATAATTTTTTTTTCCTTGCTTAGGAAGGATTTTTATTTGAAAAAATAAAACATAATTTTATAATTATTTCAAAATAATAGTCCACTTTATTCTACATCACTACGTTTAATCCAGCCTTCGATTGTCTTTTTACCGTAGTATCTTATTCTAAGCCAGTCATCTTGTTCTTCTAAAATTTCTACTTCATCACCTTTCAGTAGATACATTTTGGTAGGTTGATTTAGTTTAATATTAAGATATACTTTTTTATTAATTTTTTTAAAGTCTACAAATAATCTATACTTCTCCCAATCTTTTTTATTATTACGCAAGGATTCAATCACAAATAATGGGATTTCTCTTATACGTTCATAAACATCTGGATCTCTTCCTGTGAAATTCAAAAAGAGTCTATTAGGTGTATAATCTGAAGGCATTTCTGCTTCATCATCTCCCTCAATACTATATGTTAAATAGCAACTTCTTGTATATTTTATCAAATTCCCCAAACTATCATGACTTTTGCATAAATCATCAAAAAATAATACTCTATTACCAGACGATTTCAATTCTGTAACTTTTTTGGGGTATTCCTCATTTGAATCATCCCAAAAACCATAGTACGAATAGGGTGAACCAGTAATAAAAGTGTTATTTGTTTCTTTGACATAGTAAATTTTAACTGATTTTCGATTTGAAAAAATTGTGTAAATACTATCATAACCATCCTCAGGTGGTATAAACTTCCAAATTCCTTGTATTTTATCACAATTGGGAATTGCTTGTGAATAGCTTTGAGTTGATAAAAATACCAATAGAACAAAAATTCTTAATATTTCTTTCATTTTTTTAGAGTTTTATATGCCTTTTTAGTGTACAACTTTCTATATTTAATGCCATTATCCTTACCATTTATTTCTTCCGTTATTTTTGCAATACTACCATCATCAACCTCATCTGCCAAATCATTTGCTTTTGCATCAGCCCAAAAGGTTAATGCAGTTTGCATAGCCATATCAAGGTCATCAGCTATCATATCTAAGTTTTTATCACATTCTGCACTTCGACACATAAAATCTTTATTCCCTTTGCCATGAACTCTATCCCATTTATCTTGTAACATTTTCTGATAATTATAATGACCTGTTAATTGCATAAATCCTCTCCCTCTAAACCGTGAACCGTCTTTAGAATCAATTGTGCCATTGTCCATTCTACAAGCATATACATAATCGAATAATGCTGTGCTTTTCACATATTTATCTTTAACTTTTAAGCCTGTTGTACCTTCGTAAAGGGGAGGTTCACAATACGGAAATGGACAAGAATTGGTACTTATAGCCTCATAACCCTCAAATAAATCACAGTATTTTAAAACTTTCTTGCCCTTATATTTTCTTGTAGTAGTTGCAAATCCACTATTTTCGATATTATTTTCACTGTATGTTAACTCTTTTAATTGGTTTAAATTTGTCTCTGCCCCAATTTGTCCGATAAAATGGCTCATCCTTTCTGCATTAGTCAATCCATACTTATTCGAATACTTATTAATAATTCTTGCTACTGTTTCACATTGCTTTATTGGAGTAGTTTTAAAGATCTGATTTAATTGCTTGCCTGTAATTGGGAATATAGCATTTGTTTCGACTACCTCCTCCTCAGTCACACCAGAGAACAACCAGCCTTCTACCAACTTAGCTTGATCGTTGTTGTCAGTTTTAATGGTTAGGTATCGCTGTGGGTTTTTAGTGCGATCATTATATAACTCTAAACGGTTATTATTTATTTCTCGGTTCGGTTCGTTATATTCATCTCTTGGTATTGAAGTTACATCCATGCCTGCATTGTTTGAAATTGCAATACTGAATTTATCAATACAGTTTTCTCCAATCATCACTTGGCCTTCCAATTTTTTAAATAATTCAATAGTCGAATATAAATTATCCTTAAAATCCTCACGCAATTTGTTCATTTTTGCTGCAATCTCTTCACAATCACCATTTGCAGCTAAACTTTGCCAGATTGTATTAAAACTATTCCAACCACACCCACACTCCATTTTTTTATCTTTGATGGCCTTTAATTTTTCCTCAAACTCTTTGGCTAATTTGGCCATTTCTTGTTGTCTTTTCTTATCCTCTTCTAAGCATTTTTTACAATCCTCATCATAAATCAACCATTCTTCTATTTTACTATTAGGACCCTTCTTTGGCTCAAAAGTCTCGGTATAAGCTTCACAAATACAGCTCTGACTCGCCAGATTTACCATCTTTATGATTTCTTCTGAGCCTTCACTACCAAACTTTTTAGTAAAATAGGCTATCTGCTTATCAATTCCTTCCTTGGCTTTTTGTTTCATGGCTGCCAATGCTTTTAGCTCAGATTTACTTACTTTTTTCCCTTCATTAACTTTAACTAAAATGGCCTGTGTTTTTTCAGCAATTTTTTCATACAAATCAGTCAGAGAATTATACGTTTCGGCAATAGCTCCTGCATTTTCATAGGCAACATCTAAAATTTGATTGTAGGCAGCGTAAGCTTTTTCTAAGGCCACTCGTTGTTTATCGGTTAATAATGAGGCACTTACACCGCTTAACTCGGCTCGCCCTGCTACTACGCAGCCTCCTTCGGCTACTTGGATGCCACTTAGCGTTACACCCAGCTTTATGTTATTCATCATTGGTACTTTAATTAGACCTTCACCGTTCCCTGCTCCGTCAATGCTTACAACGCTTAATACCATTGAGTTCATGGCAATTTCATCGCCAGCATTTACTGGCACAAGGGTTCCGTTATATTGTGGTACATTGTCATGGTTACCACAACTATAGCTGGCCGTGATACCCGCACAAGTAGGCTTTTTTGTCTTTAGAACCTCTTGCATTTGCTCAATCGTAGCATTAGCGGGTAAAACAGAAAGCTGTTTTGGCAAGTTATCGGGTAATTCTTTACCTTCGGCTGGTATGTATATCTTTGTTTGTGTGTTTAGTAAGTTTGTTAGCTCTTCTTCGGTGGTTTTAGAATCATTTACATCTTCTTGAGGGTTCTCTGAGGTTTTTATCACTTCTGGATCTGGCTCCATTGGGCTTTCGGGTTCATAGGTCAGCTCGGGGTCACTTTCCCAAGTTTCTTCTTCTGTTGGCGTTTTTATAATTTCAAAATCACTCACCGTAGCTTGGCTTTCGGCTTGTTTGCACACTGTTTTTACCTCCCATTTATATTGATAACCAACGGATTGCTGAATTAATAAATGCTCGGTCGATAAGACACTTTTTTCTGTTTTTAGTCCATTGGGTAAAGTATAATAGGCTAATTTGTAACTAAGAGCATCGCTCGGAGCATCCCAACTAAGCTGTACTGAACCATCATCAGCATCTACTATGGCTTGTAAATTCGTAGGTGGTAAACATGGCAAATGCCCATATACAAAGCTCTTAATATCGCTATACCCATTATTAAAAAATCCTATTTCACCATTCAGACTTTCTACTCGTACTTGCCAAGCGTAGCGTTTTCCTTCTATTAATGGTAATCCAGTTGTGCCGTAAAGAAAGTTAGGCTTATCGGATAATAATTCTTGCATATATGGTGTTGCCGAATTGATAACCACAGCAGGGTCTTCTCCGTAGGGTACTTCATATAAATACAAGTGATATAAAAGCCCACCACTCCCCAAAGCAGGTGTTATGTGTCGGGGTGTCCAACTGAACAAAATATTTTGTGGCGTAGTAGCAGTCACAATGTTTCCATCGGTGGGCATATTCAGTAAGGGTGGATAATTATTTTGAATATAAAATCTCGCGGTGCCTACATTGCTCACTTGCCTAAATCGGTAGTGCTCGATGGCTACCACTTCCCATTCATAAAAACCAAATGGTAGAGCTAAGCCATTGAGTAATTGTGTATAATCAATACCTTGAACTTCCATGTTTTGTGGACTAAAGTTCTCGGCCAGTTCAAGTGCAGAGAGGGTCTTCGGAATCCCCGGTGTAAGCGTGATCGGTTGGGAATTAATAAAACCTTCGGGGTTTTCCAGCCAAACACCTTGCCCTTTAAGCCTAATTCGTAGGCTTACTTCAACACTGGGCTTTGTAAGGTCTTTCAGTAGCAATTGTACCTTAAACTTTAAAGGACTACTAACAATCTCGCTCATTTGACCACTAAAAGGTGGGCTCAATAACACCCTACAATCAACAGGATAGTTTTGGGGATAAGCTAAATGTGTTACCACCAACAATGATAAGAGTGATAAACAAAAAGTTATGTGTTTATAGAATGTGTGCATCTTGCTCGATGATTTATTTATTTAAAATAGGAGCCTCAAAAACTTCTGAAAGTTTGGTTTCGGAATCGTCAGCAAAAATTGCCTTGATCCGATAGCTGTAAGAAATATTTGGCTCAATGTTTGGTTCTCGAAATGAGCCAAATTTGCCCTCAAAAATCTTGTAAAGTGCCATTTTTTCTCCAGTACCTTTACGCCGATACAAGGCATATTTCTTGATGGCTTGTTTAGGTATTGGCCAAGTCAGTAAAAGACTATTAGAGGTGGAATCGAGACTAAAATTGATGGAATTAATCGGTTTTCGAACGCCAGTATATAACATTTCGAGTTCGATGTTAACAGGTTTTGACTTCAATCCCCCATCATCTTTTGCAATTAGTTGATAGATATAAGCCGTCCGTTCGGAGGCTGTTGTATCGATGAAACCATTTAATTGCTTTTTAGCGGAAAAGGCAACTAATAATGTGCGGCAATTAAGTGTATCGTTTTTTGGAAATCTGTATAAAAATGTGCTATCGTGATCTTCGCTTGGGGAATTGGCCCAACTCACAGCAATGCTGCTATCAGAAACCGAAAACGCAGTAAAATTTGGCGACGCTGGCGGAATTATATCAGGACGAAGCACAATAACTGTATCAGCATGAACAGAAGCATTTAGCCGTTTATCGAAGGCAATGATTGTATAATAAATTTTCTTGTTGAGTAAGTTTAAGGAAACAGTATCTCTGTAAACACTATCTGCGATGATTCGATTAGTAATTAAACTCAACTCTCGTTTAGGATTATCTCCGCGATAAATACTATACCCTAAAAAATCTTTTTCATGATTGGCTTTCCAACGAAGGCTAACTATACCTTTTTCGTCAGATTTATAGGTTTTCCAAACAGGTTTTTGCGGTGGAATAGAATCTTCTAACTGAACAAATTCGGGATAAGAGGCTAAACTTTTATAACCCCAGTTTAGCACCGAAACTTGATAATAACCTTCAGAAAGGGGCAAACTATCCACAAACATTCGGGTTTGTCTGGAAAGGCGTTTAGGGTTTAATTTTTCATATTTCCCGCCTAATTTTTCCGCCCTTAATACATCAAACCCACGAATGTCATTATTCAAAGAGTCAGGAAAACTCCAAGTGATTCGAACACCCTTTGCCTGTTTATTTGGTAAAAAGGTTTTTACTTTCGGGAGTGGTAGCTTAGTTCGATAACCATAAATACGTATCACATTCGAAGGTTCGGAAAGAATGCCAAATGGAGTGATGGCTTTTACACGATAAAAATATTCTTGATAGAGTTTAGGAAGCTTTTCAGATTTTGCTCCTATATATCTACCCAGTGAGTCGGGTTCTGCCAAAGCCAAAATGGGTTCATCTTGCGTAGCTCGATAACTTATTCCACCATCATCTGAACGCTCCACAACAAATGCACTATGCAACACTGAATCAGCTACATTCCAACGAATAAACAGTGTACTATCTTGAAACTCTCCGAATAAATTAGTTGGTGGCAATAAACGTGTAAGCTTCGAAGTTTCGACACTAACGGTGCTTGAAATATCAGTTTTATCAATCAATACGGTGTAGGTATATTGTTCATTGGGCAGTACTGTTCTGTCTTCAAAAAGTTGAGCCATTCCACCCGCAATCGCTCCCGAAGTATTGCTCATTAGCATAGCCATAGCCAAAGAAAGGTTTCTCGATTCTTGGTCTTCTGGTGCGGGTACTTGCAAGAATTTATATGCTACGGAAGCAAATTTTTCTTTTTTACTCAATAGATTCCAGTAGTTTTCTTTTAGTGGAACCAAAGGAAACTTTGTGAGCAAAACCTGATTTTCATTTACTTTTTCACCATTACGATGGGTAGTTTGGCGAAATAAACGATAGCCCGATGCATTACCTTTTTGCCAAGTTTCAAAACTCTGCGGCATCCATCGCAGAATCACTTTATCTTTTTCAGTTTTGGCAACTATGGCCAATTCTTGGGCAAAAACTGTAGTTGTACAGGCAATTAAAAAAAGAAGTTGGATATATATATTTTTCACTTGTGTATTTATTTATAAATTTTGAGAATCAAGAATTACGCTTACCAGTCATTTATCTTTATGTCAACAAATGGCAAATCATACGGACTTTCTTCTAATTGTTTGAGTCGATAAAGTCTTTGTTCTTCTTCAAATTCTCTTTGGCGTTGACGTTGGCGTTCTTCTTCTAAGGATTTCTGACGAGCCAATTCTTCAAGATATTGGAAATAAGCAGTTTGACGTTCTTCTTCAAGTCGTCGTTGCTCGGCCTCAAATGCTTGGCGTTGTTGTTCATCTTGAATTCTACGCTGTTCGGCTTCATAAGCTTCTTGTCTTTGTCGTTCTTCTTCCAACCTACGTTGTTCAGCTTCATAAGCTTGGCGACTTCGCTCTTCTTCTTCTCGTTCTCTTTGTTTTCTTAATTCTTCATTTTTCAACCATTCTTCTTCTAATCGTTGTTGCTCTACATTGTAAGTGGTTGGTTGTGGTTCTATTATTTGTGGTAGTGGAAGTTGTTCTGGTTCCACTCCTCTTGCCTCCTTAACTTGTGGTTTAGCAATTTCTTCTTCAATTACAGGTTGGGGCTGAGGCTTCGTTTCATCTAAATCATTATCAGTATCATTAGTTTGGACTGTAGCTTCATCGGCTTCATCATAAAAAGCACTTATTTTCTGTGCAATTTGAGCAAATACACTAAGATCTGCCTTTGCATTAGATGTCCCATTAATAATGGAATCACTTTGTTTTTCAGCTTCTGCCATTATTTCATCCGCAATTTTTCGAGCTTCAGCCATCACACCTTCTGCTTGACTTTCAGCTTTATCCATTATCTCTTTTGCCTTTATCTTAGCCTCTTCCATAATTTCTTTACCCCTTTGTTTAGCAGCAGCCATTTCAGCATCGGATTGAGCTTTGATTCTATCCACAACCTCTTGCATTTTCTTGTGGTAGGCTCCATCTGCATCGTTGGCCAGCTTTCGATACTTTTCCTTAATTTCATTCCTTTTCTTTTTTAAAATCCGCCATTTTAATTCATTTCTTCGTTGAGCTTCAAGGTTACGTTTTAAGGCTATAAGTTCATTATTTAGGCTTGTAATTTCATTTTCTCCATTGGTATTTAGAACAATTACTTTATTTTCTGCCTCTTCAACTGTTGCCTCCACCTTTAACACTGCTTCATTTGTCACACCTATTACCTCAATTTTGGCGTTTTCAACAATATTATGAACTCTTAAGAGTGCCTCATCCACCACCTTGGTAGCAGTTCCAGTAGCAGTATTTACTATTTGTTTGACTTCTTCTTTCTTCTCTTGAGTTATGTTTGCATTTTCTGCTTTTTCCAAAATAGCCTTACCCCTATCATCAATCATTTCATTTATCTTTTCGGCTTCTTGTTTGGCAGTTTCTTCAATTTGTTTGCCTCGGTCTTCTGCATATTTATTTATTTCTTCTGCAACGACTTTTGCTTCTTCTTTTATTTCTTTCCCCGTTTCTTCGGCATTTTTAACTATTTCACTTATATCTTTTTTAAATTCTTCAACATTTTTGGTTGTTGTAAAGTAATATTCCTTTTGGGTATCAGCACCTGTGCCTTCATTGAATGGTTGCCAATTTCCTCCCTCTTCTTTTTGGAATTGCACATGAACTCTTACCGTGATTTTCTTTCCAGCTGGTAGAGCTGAGGTTGGTCGAAATACAATTTTTTTATCATTTTCTTTAATCCATGAACCACCAATCGTATTTCCACCTTCATCAGAAAGTGAATAATTGATAATTTTCTGTCTGAAATTCCCATTCAATCCCTCAACATGCGTTGGCGTTTCGATATCATTGCTAAAAACAATATTTGGTTGGGTTTCTTTTGCCAACAATTCCTGTCCCTCTGATGGGTAGAGGTTTTCAAAAACCTCCTCGTTTGAAACCCTAACATCGCTTCCTAATATCACACAATCATCCCCCACCGTGAAGCCCACATTAAAATTGAATTTTTTAAACAAAACTTTAAAACTTACGGCCACCTCACCCGCCCCATAGGTAGGATTCGGTGCGGCACCTCCCAAAACAGCTCCTAAGCCAATATCAAGTACATCGAACCCAAAAGCCTTGCCTTTGAGCCAACCAATGGCGTAAACTTGTCCAGCTGCTCTCCAACTATTGATTCCAATGGGTTGACCTTCACGGCCTTCACAATACGCACCGTTTCCATATTTCATCAACATCATATCAAGGCCTATTCGGGCACCAATGTTATAAGCTAAAATTGGGTTATTAGCATTATTAGGGAAAGTACCTTGCGATGAAACGGTTAAGGCTGCACCAAATGCAATACCTGTCCCCGAAGCGACTTGCCCACTGCTAATATTGGAAGACCGCTTATTGATTTCAGAAGGATATTTTACAAAAATATTTGGCTCGGGAGATGGTAATTCTGGCACCCCATGCCCCAACATGATATAGCCATCTATTTGTGGTAAGCTTGGTAATAGAATAATAATTCTATCGGCTATTGGTGGCTCGCCTAAATGCACAAACCACTTGGTTGGTGAAAAATAAAATGCTCCAACAAATTGAACTGAAATAGAGGTTGTGGAAGCATTTACACCTAATTTTCCATAGTAACTTCGTTCATCGAAGTTTATTTTAAGCATAATACTTGCTCCGAAACCTTTGGGAGCATTTACATCAAATTTTTGAGTTTGCCCTTCGGGGGGTGTGTCACCATCTGTATTGTTAGCTATTCCACCCGGCTGCATCAAATCGCTATCACTACATAGTTTTTGATACATAATCTGCCCTGCTTCGGGCGTAACTCTCCAGCCATCTCCAGCGACAATCACACTACCTAAAATACCAATTTTGCTTATACCGCCACCATTATGGGTTACAATTTCTAAACCTGCTAAACCCGCCATTGAACCTCCCGTTGTAATGCCAATGGCAAAACGCCCACCCCAACCTATCGAAAAATTAGGAGCATAGACTACACCAGATAGTGACTTTGCCCCAGTTTTACCTGGCACAGGAGACATGTGTTTGTATAAACACCCCGCTAAAACATTGATAGAAAGTCCATTCCCATTTCCACCAGATGACAATTCACCATCTACAAACCAATATCTTTTCTCTTTATTGCCAAATATGGCTACTGCTCTTGCCTCAATTTTAAGCCCCACATCAAGGGTCATGCCCATTTCTCCATAAAAACCTCTACCATAAACTGGGTCGTTATTGAAGAAATCTATGATACCTTTAAATTGTCCAACCGATAAATCTGCATTTACTTCTAATCTTTGTAGGGCAAACTTTTTATTTCTCCAAAAATGTCGGTTGTTTTCATTTACAAAAGCTCCTTGTATTACAAAACCACCAGTGGCCGATATTCCTACATCATCTAAGTTTACCCTAACCCCAAAATTTATATCTGCAACATTGTTTTGAATCAAAACTTTGGGAGCAATGATACTTATCGGAAAACCACCCAATTGATGCTCCTTATCCGACCCACCTCCAAAAAATCCAATAGATAGATAAGGTGATTTTGTTGATAAAAAGAGATTCTGAAAAGTAAATTCTTCTAGGCTAACTCCCTCATTCAAAGAAATAATATTCATTTTCCCATGCAACAAAGCAGTGGCAGAAAACTGCTCATTTTCAAGCATTAGACTAACCGTTGAGGCTGGTTCAAGATGAACTTTTGCTGCTTTGAAAACTTCAAAATCTAATTCTTCGGCTGCATTTACACTAAAGTTATAGTAATCACGAGTAGGGTCTATGATGGCTTTGTATCCCAATAGTTTTTCTTCTGAGGAAATAGAAACCCTCATTTTTCCC harbors:
- a CDS encoding DUF5640 domain-containing protein — protein: MKSTFKTYALIIFIGLFTASCSKNEDVKPVDIVGTWTITSTDGTGKKMGETTTKPLTKDELSNFNFFEAKSYTFNDGGKFSLLDNYGDTYNGTYTLSNNKLELTFDDYADSKVDISYDLALTGTSLKLTTNLTSMITFLDSVKKSLTSKSDIDALELVKTFIRGTYSELTINETYTKK
- a CDS encoding SH3 domain-containing protein; the protein is MKKLIIIISTITFSCYGQMKSNVFYTPIELSYFKKTSLYILNEKSIMNYVLTNPVVARQVFDKNLEEFQEINSKIKFKKEECRELIINYINTKTNPTYFGVFYNINSNQKLVSIQISENSYFSKLNNDSVYYKCICLNSSLLELPEDFEEIQAEYNLPGGYLLENKEINSQSIIKKIDSIKIENFSKFNIFQFSGKTKRIKSSKSIINSSPNIPNKMYLLKGDEVEILEEQDDWLRIRYYGKKTIEGWIKRSDIE
- a CDS encoding SH3 domain-containing protein translates to MKEILRIFVLLVFLSTQSYSQAIPNCDKIQGIWKFIPPEDGYDSIYTIFSNRKSVKIYYVKETNNTFITGSPYSYYGFWDDSNEEYPKKVTELKSSGNRVLFFDDLCKSHDSLGNLIKYTRSCYLTYSIEGDDEAEMPSDYTPNRLFLNFTGRDPDVYERIREIPLFVIESLRNNKKDWEKYRLFVDFKKINKKVYLNIKLNQPTKMYLLKGDEVEILEEQDDWLRIRYYGKKTIEGWIKRSDVE